A region of Lycium barbarum isolate Lr01 chromosome 3, ASM1917538v2, whole genome shotgun sequence DNA encodes the following proteins:
- the LOC132633292 gene encoding DENN domain and WD repeat-containing protein SCD1: protein MMARIFEYFVVCGIGTEIRTLDGNRGYHGAGVMYMPSLIDQYPPSNHTLYPPPPPQLPTCVLPAGVEFYGSGFDPNDPSTSPRSYPIVLTEGDGSKIYVSCIAFRDPVCEDIAEAYRIPAKSYADKCICLVSRSPSFQILRDALEEIFVLCFSSSGSSKPLWDVIAYSVSNVPLPTPGKDRVLFAIENSLLSVEVPPKEGLPHADISFQPLLQCLDVDNVIQLFTAVLLERRILLRSNMYSLLTLASEALCHLIYPFRWQHVYIPLLFFSGVDYIDAPTPYMMGLHSGVDTYGLTMDGVVIVDLEHNRITTTEEIPPIPEPEYSTLRGEIMKLLYPNVVGIDQMKASRANVSDQYPRGGNRPWGEEHDIQIRFTFLKFFASILGGYRNFIENTATQVFNSQAFLKKRARSTNQPPDPMISQFLESQGFLDYLERGLGSEENNNNLLDKLQDAIGRGQNPLSVLPSLMAEPEIITISDPGVGISGSGAKYCYDRFPANVRTEEQEEKRKQILAAASGAVEYSGRHTTSSLSVLAGNDSKAESLSPRERAAERERMVLDIKVKLQGLWVRLVNLGQTDDPLSSFEYGTILALIESDAEGIGGSGFVECIREHIHSGLSCQLSEEQFIAVKELLKTAINRATSRNDMATVRDALEVSAEMYKKDMNNVSDYVQRHLRSLSIWEELRFWEGYFDCLLDRYSSKSTNYATLVTTQLVVVATHMAGLGLHDTDAWYMIETIAGKNNIGYKHIIKLRGYLSHVRHMFVGYWGIHSVKLQSASTLGLPSPRAQDASDDAQQPAEASGIGRSWVQSMFSRDTSIRAKSFGRVGNWTSDSGTLDSSENGTPRKQDLSAAGQKKMQTSIRTLRGHSGAVTALHCVTKKEVWDLVGDREDAGFFISGSTDCTVKIWDPSLRGAELRATLKGHTRTVRAISSDRGKVVSGSDDHSILVWDKQTTQLLEELKGHNAQVSYVRMLSGERVLTAAHDGTVKMWDVRTDTCVATVGRCSGAVLCMEYDDSTGVLAAAGRDAVANIWDVRAGRQMHKLMGHTKWIRSIRMVGDTVITGSDDWTARIWSVSRGQCDAVLACHAGPVLCVEYSSADKGIITGSSDGLLRFWENDDGGIRCIKNVTIHTASIVSIDAGEHWLGVGAADNSMSLFHRPQERLGGFSSAGSKMAGWQLYRTPQKTAAMVRCVASDLERKRICSGGRNGLLRLWDATINI, encoded by the exons ATGATGGCTAGGATATTCGAGTACtttgtagtatgtggaattggAACAGAGATACGAACATTGGATGGGAATAGAGGGTATCATGGGGCAGGTGTTATGTATATGCCATCCCTTATTGATCAGTATCCTCCTTCTAATCACACTCTTTACCCTCCCCCTCCTCCTCAACTTCCTACT TGTGTTCTACCAGCTGGAGTGGAATTCTATGGATCGGGTTTTGATCCAAATGATCCATCAACTTCTCCCAGGAGTTATCCTATTGTTTTGACTG AGGGTGATGGGTCAAAGATCTATGTCAGCTGCATAGCATTTCGGGATCCTGTTTGCGAGGATATTGCTGAAGCTTACCGCATTCCTGCGAAATCATATGCTGACAAATGCATCTGTCTTGTCTCACGCTCTCCCAGTTTTCAAATCCTTCGAGATGCCCTGGAGGAAATTTTTGTGCTTTGTTTTTCTTCCTCGGGAAGCAG CAAGCCACTGTGGGATGTTATAGCATATTCAGTCTCCAATGTACCTTTGCCAACACCTGGAAAAGATAGGGTGCTATTTGCTATCGAGAACAGCCTTCTCTCTGTTGAAGTTCCACCAAAGGAGGGCCTTCCTCACGCTGAT ATATCATTTCAGCCTTTGCTTCAGTGTTTGGATGTGGACAATGTAATCCAATTATTTACAGCTGTTTTGCTCGAGAGAAGGATTTTGCTTCGATCGAACAT GTATTCTCTGTTAACACTTGCATCAGAAGCCTTATGCCATTTAATTTATCCATTTCGGTGGCAG CATGTCTACATTCCATTGCTGTTTTTCAGTGGAGTAGACTATATTGATGCTCCTACACCGTACATGATGGGCCTTCACTCTGGCGTGGATACGTATGGGCTTACGATGGATGGT GTAGTTATTGTGGACCTTGAGCATAATCGCATCACTACAACAGAGGAAATTCCTCCCATACCAGAGCCAGAATATAGTACACTGCGTGGTGAGATTATGAAGTTGTTGTATCCAAATGTTGTTGGAATAGACCAAATGAAGGCTAGTCGAGCAAATGTCTCAGATCAGTACCCGCGAGGTGGCAACAGACCATGGGGAGAAGAACACGACATCCAAATCAG ATTTACATTCTTAAAGTTCTTTGCATCAATACTTGGTGGCTACCGCAATTTCATA GAAAATACGGCAACACAGGTCTTCAACTCTCAGGCTTTCCTGAAGAAGCGCGCTCGGTCAACAAACCAGCCACCTGATCCAATG ATAAGTCAATTTTTAGAATCCCAGGGTTTCTTGGATTATTTGGAGAGAGGTCTTGGTTCTGAAGAAAACAATAATAATCTGCTAGATAAGTTACAAGATGCAATTGGCAGGGGTCAAAATCCTCTTTCAGTTCTTCCGTCACTTATGGCAGAGCCAGAGATCATAACTATTTCTGATCCGGGTGTGGGAATTTCAG GATCAGGTGCCAAATACTGTTATGacaggtttcctgcaaatgtcaGAACAGAGGAGCAGGAGGAAAAGAGGAAGCAGATTCTAGCAGCGGCAAGTGGAGCAGTTGAATATTCTGGGAGGCATACTACTAG TTCACTTTCAGTACTTGCTGGAAATGATTCAAAGGCCGAAAGTCTAAGCCCCAGAGAGCGAGCT GCAGAGAGGGAACGTATGGTTTTGGACATAAAAGTTAAGCTTCAG GGATTGTGGGTACGCCTTGTCAATTTGGGACAAACAGATGATCCTCTTTCCTCATTTGAATATGGAACCATCCTTG CATTGATTGAGTCAGATGCAGAAGGAATTGGGGGTAGTGGCTTCGTTGAATGTATAAGAGAGCACATTCATTCA GGTTTGAGCTGTCAATTGTCAGAGGAGCAGTTTATTGCAGTCAAAGAACTG CTGAAAACAGCAATTAATCGTGCTACGTCTAGGAATGACATGGCAACTGTCAGAGATGCCCTGGAAGTCTCTGCAGAAATGTACAAGAAGGATATGAACAATGTCTCGGATTATGTTCAAAGACATCTTCGTTCTCTTTCTATCTGGGAGGAGCTACG TTTCTGGGAAGGATACTTTGATTGTCTACTGGACCGTTATTCTAGCAA GTCAACCAATTATGCTACATTGGTGACAACGCAGCTCGTTGTTGTGGCTACTCACATG GCTGGCCTTGGACTTCATGACACTGATGCATGGTACATGATTGAAACAATAGCTGGGAAAAACAACATTGGGTACAAGCACATT ATAAAACTCCGTGGATATTTGTCCCATGTCCGGCATATGTTTGTTGGTTACTGGGGAATCCACTCAGTTAAGTTACAATCTGCATCTACCTTGGGATTGCCTTCCCCACGAGCACAGGATGCATCTGATGATGCTCAGCAACCTGCTGAGGCATCTGGTATCGGAAGAAGCTGGGTCCAGAGCATGTTCAGCAGGGATACATCAATAAGAGCCAAGTCTTTCGGTCGTGTTGGCAATTGGACTTCTGATAGTGGCACTTTAG ATTCAAGCGAGAATGGGACTCCTCGAAAACAAGATCTATCAGCAGCTGGACAAAAGAAAATGCAAACCAGCATCCGTACATTAAGGGGTCATAGTGGTGCAGTTACCGCTCTACATTGTGTGACGAAAAAAGAGGTTTGGGATTTAGTTGGTGACCGAGAGGATGCCGGTTTCTTTATTAGTGGAAGCACAGACTGCACG GTTAAGATCTGGGATCCTAGCCTTCGTGGTGCTGAACTTAGGGCTACTCTGAAAGGGCACACCAG GACTGTTAGGGCAATTAGTTCTGACCGAGGGAAGGTGGTATCAGGATCCGACGATCATTCTATTCTTGTATGGGATAAACAAACAACACAACTACTTGAAGAATTGAAGGGCCACAATGCACAG GTCAGCTATGTGCGCATGCTTTCAGGTGAACGTGTCCTTACTGCTGCCCATGATGGGACTGTAAAGATGTGGGATGTAAGAACAGATACTTGTGTTGCTACGGTAGGCCGCTGCTCTGGTGCTGTTCTTTGCATGGAGTATGACGATTCTACAGGAGTCTTAGCTGCTGCAGGCAGAGATGC GGTTGCAAACATTTGGGATGTTCGTGCTGGGAGGCAAATGCACAAGCTTATGGGACATACAAAATGGATAAG ATCAATTAGAATGGTGGGAGACACGGTGATAACTGGTAGTGATGATTGGACAGCACGAATCTGGTCTGTTTCTAGAGGACAATGTGATGCAGTGCTAGCTTGCCATGCTGGTCCAGTTCTATGTGTGGAGTATTCCTCAGCGGACAAAGGGATAATAACAG GTTCAAGCGATGGTCTTCTGCGGTTCTGGGAAAATGATGATG
- the LOC132633291 gene encoding aluminum-activated malate transporter 9-like: protein MVRKLNSFRKSFEEKRIRERLLSSCNGDYTELPEFNHTFDYQEPSSGCCSSFKEKFAEIWKDWKRVAVKAMEMGRTDPRKIVFSAKMGLALMLISLLIFFKEPVKELSRYSVWAILTVVVVFEFSIGATLSKGFNRGLGTLSAGGLALGMAELSQLAGDWEEVVIVIGIFITGFCITYAKQYPAMKPYEYGFRVFLITYCFIMVSGYRTREFIHTAVSRFLLIALGAAVSLAVNICVYPIWAGEDLHNLVAKNFINIATSLEGCISEYLKCVEYKRIPSKILTYQAADDPVYNGYRSTVESISQEEALVAFAIWEPPHGPYKMIKYPWKNYVKVSGALRYCAFMVMALHGCILSEIQAPAERRQVFRNELQRVGTAGAKVLRELGEKVKKMEKLGSVDILYEVHEAAEQLQKKVDRKSYLFVNAENWEIGTRTAVVDIPQELGSMDDDRNSFQHHRSLSETVIDIDSILTSKSWDNRMFNVASNNNQTAGVTPEIKTEKPKFRTAHSLPKANDALKEVEEEEDDEEEESKTYESASALSLATFTSLLIEFVARLQNVVDSFEELSEKAKFKEPVDLSEASRKVGLWSRLRGCIKFWKRESNSLV from the exons ATGGTGAGGAAATTAAATTCCTTTAGAAAAAGTTTCGAAGAAAAAAGAATAAGAGAAAGGCTTTTATCCTCGTGCAACGGAGATTACACAGAGTTACCTGAATTCAATCACACATTTGATTATCAAGAACCTTCTTCTGGTTGTTGTTCTTCTTTTAAGGAGAAATTTGCTGAGATATGGAAAGATTGGAAAAGAGTAGCTGTAAAGGCTATGGAAATGGGTCGAACCGACCCGAGAAAGATTGTATTCTCTGCGAAAATGGGTTTAGCATTGATGCTTATATCTTTGTTAATCTTCTTTAAAGAACCGGTTAAAGAGCTTAGTAGATATTCTGTTTGGGCTATTCTTACTGTTGTTGTAGTTTTTGAGTTCAGTATTG GAGCCACTCTAAGCAAAGGGTTTAATCGTGGGCTTGGGACGCTATCAGCTGGAGGACTTGCTCTTGGAATGGCTGAATTGTCTCAGTTGGCCGGGGACTGGGAAGAAGTCGTTATAGTCATTGGTATATTCATAACAG GTTTTTGCATTACTTATGCAAAACAGTACCCGGCAATGAAGCCCTATGAATATGGTTTCCGAGTTTTCCTGATAACGTATTGTTTCATCATGGTATCTGGTTATCGCACAAGAGAATTTATTCATACAGCTGTAAGTCGGTTTTTGCTCATTGCACTTGGTGCTGCTGTTTCCTTAGCTGTGAACATATGTGTGTATCCCATCTGGGCTGGTGAGGATCTTCACAATCTGGTGGCTAAGAATTTCATCAATATAGCTACTTCACTAGAAG GTTGTATCAGTGAGTATCTGAAGTGTGTCGAGTATAAGAGAATCCCTTCAAAAATTCTTACTTACCAAGCAGCTGATGATCCAGTTTACAATGGCTACAGATCAACAGTAGAATCTATAAGCCAAGAGGAAGCTCTG GTAGCATTTGCAATCTGGGAGCCACCCCATGGTCCATACAAGATGATTAAATATCCTTGGAAAAACTATGTTAAAGTTAGCGGTGCATTAAGATATTGCGCTTTCATGGTTATGGCACTGCATGGCTGTATACTATCTGAAATACAG GCTCCTGCCGAAAGAAGACAGGTGTTCCGTAATGAGCTTCAGAGAGTAGGTACAGCAGGTGCCAAAGTGTTGAGAGAACTTGGGGAAAAGGTGAAAAAGATGGAGAAGTTGGGGTCAGTGGACATTCTCTATGAAGTGCATGAAGCAGCAGAACAGTTGCAAAAAAAGGTGGATCGGAAATCTTATCTGTTTGTCAATGCAGAAAACTGGGAAATCGGAACTCGAACTGCAGTAGTGGATATTCCCCAGGAGCTTGGAAGCATGGATGATGACAGAAACTCTTTTCAACATCACAGATCTCTTAGTGAAACAGTTATCGATATCGACTCCATCCTTACCTCAAAAAGTTGGGATAATAGGATGTTTAACGTGGCTAGTAATAACAACCAAACTGCAGGAGTAACCCCAGAAATCAAGACAGAGAAACCAAAATTCCGGACAGCACATTCTCTGCCTAAAGCTAATGATGCACTAAAGGAGGTGGAAGAGGAAGAGGACGACGAAGAAGAAGAATCAAAGACATACGAAAGTGCCAGTGCTTTGTCTTTAGCAACATTCACCTCCCTTCTCATAGAATTTGTTGCAAGACTTCAAAACGTAGTAGATTCATTCGAAGAATTAAGTGAGAAAGCAAAATTTAAGGAACCTGTGGATTTGTCTGAAGCATCGCGGAAAGTTGGCTTGTGGTCCAGGTTAAGAGGGTGTATAAAGTTTTGGAAAAGAGAGAGCAATTCACTAGTTTAG